GCTTTGGAGGACCTAAACAATCTCAAAATGCAGGCAGAGGAAGCAGAAAGGCGAATGAAGCAAGCCGAGGTTGAGAAGGAACGGCAGATCAAGGTGGCCCACGAGGCAGCGCAGAAAAGCGCCGCTGTCGAGCTCCAGAACAAGCGCATGTCCTTCGTTGCAAAGACTTCAAAGCTGGAAGAGTCTCTCAAGCAAGAGCATGGCACTGTTATTCAACTCAAAGAAGAGGCAGAACGTCTCAAGAGGCTACAAGAGGAGGCTGACAAGGCCAGAGAGGAAGCTGAGAAGGAGCTGGAAAAGTGGAGGCAGAAGGCCAATGAGGCTCTCCGACTCAGACTCCAGGCAGAAGAGGAGGCACATAAGAAGACTGTTGCCCAGGAGGAGGCTGAAAAACAGAAGGACGACGCCGAACGAGAGGCTAAGAAGAGGACCAAAGCAGAGGAGTCTGCTCTGAAACAGAAGGACATGGCTGAGCAGGAGCTCGAGAGGCAGAGGAAACTGGCTGACACCACGGCACAGCAGAAATTCACTGCAGAGCAAGAGCTTATTCGTTTAAGGGCTGACTTCGACCACGCAGACCAACAGCGATCTCTACTTGACGACGAACTCTACCGTCTCAAAAACGAGGTCAGTGCTGCGGAGCAGCAAAGGAAACACCTTGAAGATGAACTTGctaaagtgaaaagtgaaatgGATATCCTTCTGAAACTGAAGACCAAGGCTGATAAAGAGAGCATGTCCAACACAGAAAAGAGTAAACAGCTGCTTGTGGCAGAGGCTGCAAAAATGCGAGACCTTGCTGAGGAAGCATCCAAGCTTCGTGCCATTGTTGAGGAGgcaaagagacagaggcagattgCTGAGGATGAAGCCGCCCGACAAAGagcagaggctgagagaatcCTGAAAGAGAAACTTGCAGCAATTAATGAGGCGACTCGCCTCAAAACTGAAGCTGAGATTGCCCTTAAAGAAAAGGAAGCGGAGAATGAACGCCTCAGGAGGAAAGCTGAAGATGAAGCTTACCAGAGGAAAGCTCTTGAAGATCAGGCCAGCCAGCACAAACAAGACATTGAAGAAAAGATAGTCCTACTTAAGAAGTCCTCTGAAGCTGAactggagagacagaaaacCATTGTTGATGATACTCACAAACAAAGACGAATTGTGGAGGAGGAGATTCGCATCCTCAAGCTTAACTTTGAGAAAGCCTCATCTGGAAAGCTTGATTTGGAGCTGGAACTAAACAAACTCAAGAACATCGCAGACGAAACTCAGCAAACCAAAATCCAGGctgagaaagaggcagagaagatGAGGAAGCTTGCATTAGAGGAGGAAAAACGAAGGAGAGAAGCAGAAGATAAAGTTAAGAAAATTGCTGCTGCAGAACAAGAGGCAGCTCGTCAACGCCAGGCAGCCCAGGAAGAAGTTGAACGCCTCAAAAAGAAAGCTACTGAGGCCAATATACAAAAAGAGGAGGCAGACAAAGAGGCAGAACGGCAAATCCTTTCAGCTAAAGAAGCAGCACAGAAATGCAGTGCAGCAGAACAGCAAGTGCAAAGCATCCTTGTCCAGCAAAAAGAGGACAGCCTTGTTCAGAAGAAGCTGAGACAAGAATTTGAGAAGGCTAAAAAGGTAGCAAAAGAAGCAGAAAAAGCTAAAGAGAAAGCTGAGAAAGAGGCTGCTCTCCTTCGTCAACAAGCTGAGGAAGCTGAACGCCAGAAGCAAGCAGCAGAGGTGGAAGCTGCCAACCAAGGCAAAGCTCAAGAGGATgctgagagactgagaaaggCGGCAGAGTTGGAGGCTGCAAAGAGAGCccaagcagaggcagcagcgaTCAAACAGAAGCAACATGCCGATGCTGAGATGGCCAAACACAAGAAACTGGCAGAGAAAACCATAAAACAAAAATCTCAAGTTGAGCAAGAACTTGCCAAGGTCAAACTGCAGCTTGATGAGACAGATAACCAGAAGTCTCTTCTGGATGATGAGCTCCAACGCCTTAAGGATGAGGTCGGTGAGGCTTCTAAGCAGAAGGCTCAAGTAGAAGAAGAGCTGTTCAAAGTCAAAGTTCAGATGGAGGAACTGATGAAATTGAAGCAGAGAATTGTGGAGGAGAACCAGCGCCTTAtcaaaaaagacaaagataaCTCACAGAAGTTTCTTGCTGAAGAGGCCGAGAACATGAAGAAGCTGGCTGAGGAAGCTGCCAGGCTTAGTGTCGAGGCTCAGGAGGCCGCTCGCATGAGAGAAATTGCAGAGGATGATCTTGCTCAACAACGGACCCTCGCAGAAAAGGTCCTTAAAGAAAAGAAGCAAGCCATCCAGGAGGCCTCTAAACTTAGAGCTGAGGCAGAAATGCTCCAGAGACAGAAGCAACAAGCTCAGGAACAGGCTCAGAAGCTGCTAGAGGACAAGCAGCAAATGCAGCAACGTCTGGATGACGAGATGGAAGGCTTTCAGAAATCCTTGGAAACTGAGCGCCAGAGGCAGTTGCAGATAACAGCTGAGGCAGAGAAACTCAAACTGCAGGTGTCTCAGCTCAGCGATGCTCAGGCCAAAGCTGAGGCAGATGCCAAAAAGTTCAAGAAACAGGCCGACGAGATCAGTGCCCGTCTGCACGAGACAGAGCTTGCGACCAAAGAGAAGATGACTGTTGTGCAGACGCTCGAAGTGCAGAGGCTGAGCAGTAACAAAGAGGCCGATGAGCTGcgcaaagccatcactgacctcGAGAAAGAGAAGTCTAGACTGAAAAGAGATGCAGAGGACTTACAAAATAAGTCCAAAGAGGTATTGTGTTCAAAGATGGCATATAAGCGCAGCTTATGTCATTGTTAACCCCTTCCTGTAACGCTTTCTCAGTTTGAAAATACTTCCTTTAACAAAATACTCTCCCTTTTCCTTACACTAAGAATGAATAATGTGATGAATTATGATATTCTGAATCAATCTTTGAATGCCACTATACATAttatttcaattacattttaagtATGCTCTCTGAAGACGTGGAATGTTCGCATAGCATGTGTTAAAATACCATATATCTTCTTGTTTTGAGTGATTTACTTTGTGAAGAACAACAATATCATGTCActcattttattctttttctcCCTACTCCAGGTTGCGAACGCGCAACAGGAACAGATGAAGCAGGAGAAGACACTCCTTCAGCAGTCCTTCATTGCTGAGAAAGAAGAACTACTAAAAAAAGAGAAGCTCATTGAAGATGAGAAGAAGAAGCTAGAGAGCCAGTTTGAAGAGGAGGTCCGAAAGGGAAAGGCTCTCAAAGATGAGCAGGAACAGCAGAGGaagcagatggaggaggagaagaagaaactCAAGGCCACCATGGATGCTGCCCTCAAGAAACAACAGGAAGCAGAGCAGGACATGCTGAATAAGCAGAAAGAGATGCAGGATCTAGCCAAGAAAAAGCTGGACCAGGAGAAATTGCTTGAAGATGAAAACAAGAAGCTCCGTGAGAAGTTGCAACATCTTGAAGAGATTCAGCAGCAAGCATCTCTTACCCGTGAGATCCAGATTCAAACAGATGAGGTCCCTGAAGGTGAACTGGTTCACATGACCATGGTAGAGACAACAAGGAAAGTCCTCAATGGTCAAAGCACAGGTGATGAAGTTGACAGCAGAAATGGGGAGTCTCCTTTGTCATTTGATGGCATTCGTGAGAAGGTACCTGCAAGTAGACTCTTTGATGTTGGACTTCTGACCAAGAAAGAGTTTGATAAATTGAAGAAGGGCAAAACCACCGTGCAGGACCTCAGCCAAACAGACAAACTTAAGACAATTCTCAAGGGAAATAACTGCATTGCTGGCCTCCTAGTGCATCCAAACCAGAAGATGTCCATCTATCAAGCcatgaaagaaatgaaaattTCACAAAGCACTGGCTTAATTCTACTGGAAGCACAAGCAGCATCAGGCTTCGTAGTTGACCCCATCAAGAACAAGAAGCTTACAGTCAatgaagcagtgaaagagggactCGTAGGACCAGAACTGCACAACAAATTGCTCTCTGCTGAAAGAGCGGTCAGTGGTTACAAAGATCCTTACACAGGCGGAAAGATTTCAACCTTTGCGGCCATGAAGAAGGGTCTTATTGTGGAGAGTGAGGCCATCAGACTACTTGATGCTCAGATGGCCACAGGTGGAATCATCGATCCAGTCAACAGTCACCGTGTGCCAATTGAAACTGCCCTCAAACAGGGTTATCTGGACGCAGACATGAAGAAAATCCTGGAGAAACCCACAGATGACACCAAAGGATTCTTTGACCCAAATACCCAGGAAAACCTCACCTACAAACAGCTGATGGAAAGATGTACTACAGATCCTGAAACAGGGTTGATGATCCTGCCCATCTCAGAGAATGCTGCTCTCAGTGCAAGAACATATACTGATGAAGAAGCAAAGGATGTcttcaacaaaacaaatatcTCTGTACCTTTTGGAAAATTCAAGGGAAAAACTATTACAATCTGGGAAATCATCAACTCTGAGTACTTCACAGATGACCAGAGAAAGGATCTCATCCGCCAGTACAAGACAGGGAAAATCACAATTGAGAAAATTATCAAGATTGTCATAACTGTtgctgaggagaaagagaaaaagaatgaaattGCTTTTGATGGTTTGAGAGCACCTGTGCCTGCCACTGAGCTCTTGGAATCCAAAATCATTGACAAAGACCTGTTCAACAAACTACACAAAGGCAATAAAACAGTCAAGGAAGTGTCTGAGATGGACCATGTTCACAAGTCTTTGAAAGGCACCAACTGCATTGCTGGTGTAGTTATCGACTCAACTAAAGAAACACTGTCCTTCTATCAAGCCTTGAAGCGGGAGGTGGTGAGACCCACTCATGCTTTAAATATGCTGGAAGCACAGGCTGCAACTGGGTTCATGGTTGACCCTGTCAATAATCAGAAGCACACAGTTGATGAGGCTGTTAAGGCAGGTTTAGTTGGTCCTGAACTTCATGAAAAACTGTTGTCTGCTGAAAGAGCTGTCACTGGCTACAAGGATCCTTACACTGGCAAGACTGTGTCTTTGTTTGAGGCAATGAAAAAGGACCTCATCAATAAAGATCAGGGAATCCGACTTCTTGATGCACAGATGACGACAGGTGGTATTATTGACCCAGTGAAAAGTCATCGCATTCCCCATGATGTGGCCTGCAAACGGGGATACTTTGATGATCAGACAAACAAGCTGCTAAACAATCCAACAGATGACATCAAGGGTTTCTATGACCCCAACACTCAAGAAAATGTCACATATCTGCAACTCCAAAAGCGGTGTGTCACAGACAAAAAGACGGGCCTTCAGCTTCTGCCCCTCTCTGATCAAGCTATCAACTCAAAAGAGgagcacaaatacacagaggcacagaccaAAGATGCCATGAATCAGGCAACAATGGAGGTAGAAAGTGGACCCTTCAAAGGCAAAAAGGTCACTATCTGGCAGATGCTAAATTCTGAATACCTTACTGACGAGCAAAGACAAGATCTGATTAGACAGTACAGAACAGGCAAATTCACAATTGAAAAAATCATAAAGATTGTGATCACAGTCATTAATGAAAAAGAAGCAATGAAACAGGAGAAAGGCAACTTTAAAGGACTCAGAACTATGGTACCAGGCAAGTCACTGCTCGACTCTAAGATCATTGACAAAGCAACGTTTGATGCAGTTCAGCAAGGCAAGAAGACAGCAGCAGAAGTTAGCAAAGATAAATCTGTCAATAAATACCTACAAGGTTCAGACAGCATTGCTGGTATCTACAATGACCAGACTAAAGAGAAGCTCAGTATATACCAAGCCATGAAGAAAACGCTCCTCAGACAGACCACGGGTGTGGCACTGCTTGAAGCTCAGGCAGCCACGGGATTCATTGTAGACCCACTGAAAAATCAGTTCTTGACTGTGGATGAAGCTGTGAAATCAGGCCTTGTCGGTCCCGAACTTCATGAGAAACTGCTCTCTGCTGAAAAAGCAGTCACAGGCTACAAAGACCCATACACTGGAAACAAAATTGCCCTCTTTCAAGCCATGCAGAAAGAACTAATTCCAAAGGACCAAGCAATGCCCCTCCTTGAGGCACAGATGGTCACTGGTGGAATCATTGATCCAGTAAACAGCCACCGTCTTCCAAATGATGTGGCCATCCAGCGTGGATTCTACAGTAAAGAAATGGCCAACACTCTCTCTGAACCTACAGATGACAACAAGAGGTTCTCTGACCCCACTTCAGATATGAATGTGTCATACAAGCAGCTGAAAGATAAATGCATGAGTGACCCAGACACAGGACTTTGCCTGCTGACTCTCTCCAAGCCACAATCACCAACAATAGTTGAAAAGACTTACCTGTACACCGAGGAACAGACCCAGCATGACCTATCTGGCACCCAGGTTGATATTCCAATTGAAGGCTTTGGTGACAAGCCCATGTCCCTTTGGGATATCATGAGCTCAAATCTGATCCCAGAATCAGAAAGGGCTAAACTCATGGAAGAATACCGGGCTGGCCAAATAACAAAGGAACGCATGATAATCATCATCATCGAGATCATGGAACAGAGAGAAATCATCCGAGGGGAGAACGTCAAAACATGCAATACAATTAGACGAAGAATTACTATTGAAGAGCTCTACAGTGCTCGCGTCATTGACCAAGAAACCTACAACCTGCTGAAACAAGAGAAGAAGACCATCCGTGAGATCATGGAGATGCAGAGTgtgaaaaaatatttgtatggcACAGGCAGTGTTGCTGGTGTCATGTCAGACTCTAACAACAAGATCGGCATTTACCAGGCAATGAAGAGGGGCCTCATGAAGTCTGAAGTAGCTATGACTCTCTTGGAGGCTCAGGCTGCAACTGGATTCATGGTTGATCCTGTCAAAAATGAAATGCTCACAGTTGATGAGGCTGTCCGTAAAGGTGTAGTTGGCCCAGAGATCCACGACAGACTTCTCTCTGCTGAAAGGGCAGTAACTGGTTACAGAGACCCATACAGTGGCaagatcatctctctcttccaagcAGTGAAAAAGAACCTTGTCACTGAGGAATATGCTCTAAAGCTTCTTGAAGCTCAAACAGCCACAGGTGGTATTATGGACCCTGAGTTCAACTTCCACCTTCCTTCAGATGTTGCCACAGGCCGTGGTTACATTAACAGGGAGACAATGGAGAGGCTGTCTGATGAGGTGAAGGGATATGTGGACCCCCTTACAGAAGAAGAGATTTCCTATGCAAATCTGCTCAAGAGATGTAAGGTTGATCCTGAAACTGGCCTGCGTTTCCTCTCACTTGCCGACAGAAGGCTGATGTTCAAGGGTCTTAGAAAGCAGATCACCATGGAGGAGCTGTTCCGCTCACAGATCATTGACCAGAAGACCCTCACAGAACTGAATGAAGGTCTGGTGAGTGTAGAGGAAATCAGCAGTAGACTCCAAAAATATATTGAAGGCGAAAGTTGTATTGCTGGAGTGTATGTGGAGACCAACAGAGAGCGTCTCTCCATCTACCAAGCCATGAAGAAGAATATGATCAGACCAGGGACAGCTTTTGAGCTGCTTGAGGCCCAAGCCGCAACAGGCTATGTTATTGACCCAATCAAGAACCTTAAACTGACAGTCAATGAATCTGTGAGGATGGGCATTGTGGGTCCAGAATTTAAAGACAAGCTTCTCTCTGCAGAACGGGCCGTGACAGGCTACAAAGATCCTTACTCAGGCaagaccatctctctcttccaggcCATGAAGAAAGGTCTCATTCTAAAAGATCATGGCATCCGTCTCCTTGAAGCCCAGATTGCCACAGGAGGAATCATTGATCCAGAGGAGAGTCATCGCTTGCCAGTAGAGGTGGCTTACAAACGTGGCTTCTTTGATGAGGAAATGAATGAGATCCTCACTGACCCATCTGATGACACCAAGGGATTCTTTGATCCCAACACTGAAGAGAATTTAACTTACCTAGGGTTGATGGAGAGATGCATTACAGATCCAGACACTGGCCTTGTGCTCTTGCTGCTGAAAGAGAAGAAACGAGAAAGAAAGGCATCCTCAAAGTCCTCCGTGCGCAAACGCAGAGTGGTCATTGTGGACCCAGAGTCTGGCAAAGAGATGTCAGTGTACGAAGCGTACCGTAAAGAGCTCATTGACCATCAGACCTACCTGGAATTGTCAGAGCAGGAATGTGAGTGGGAAGAGGTTACCATCACTTCATCTGATGGCTCTGTGAAGTCTATCATCATTGACAGGAGATCAGGCCGGCAATATGACATTGATGACGCCCTTGCCCGAGCTCTCATTGACCAGTCCTCTCTGGATCAGTACCGCTCCGGAAACTTGGCCATCACTGAATTTGCTGACATGCTATCTGGAAATATGGGTGGCTTCCGTTCCCGATCCTCCTCCATCGGATCGACCTCCTCCACCTCAATCAGAACCCCTGCCACCATATGGAATGATCCAACAGAGGTCACTGGCCCAGTGGCTGGAATTCTGGACACTGACACCTTAGAGAAAGTCTCAATCACTGAGGCTATGCACAGGAATCTGGTTGACAACATCACTGGCCAGAGACTGCTGGAGGCACAGGCTTGCACTGGAGGCATAATTGATCCTGCAACAGGGGAGAAATTCTCTGTCGCTGATGCAACTGAGAAGGATCTTGTTGATAAGATAATGGTTGACAGATTAAACCTGGCTCAGAAAGCCTTCAATGGCTTTGAGGACCCCAGAACTAAAGTGAGGATGTCTGCCTCCCAAGCCCTCAAGAAAGGTTGGCTGTATTATGAAGCTGGTCAGCGATTTCTGGAAGTGCAATACCTCACTGGTGGTCTCATAGAACCAGATGTTGAGGGAAGAGTTTCTTTAGAGGAGGCCATCAGAAAGAGTACCATTGATGCTCGCACTGCCCAAAAGCTAAGAGATGTAAGTGCCTACTCTAAATACCTGACCTGCCCAAAAACCAAACTCAAGATTTCTTATAAAGATGCCATGGACAGAAGTATGGTTGAGGAAGGATCTGGCTTGCGACTTCTGGAAGCTTCATCCCAGTCTAGCAAAGGCCTGTACAGTCCTTACAACGTAAGTGGCTCTGGGTCTGCCTCCGGCTCTCGCTCTGGCTCAAGGACAGGGTCAAGATCTGGCTCAAGAAGGAGCAGCTTTGATGCCACTGGTTCTAGCTTTAGCATGAatttctcctcatcctcattgACATCCACCAGCTACGGCCGAAGATACAATGCAGGACCTGACAGTGGCATCAACATGGATGAACTAGCCCAGGCCATTACAGCACTGTCTATGATCAGGCCCACCATTCAAGGCTGCAGTTCAGAGGAGCTTAGCTCTTTCACAACATTTCTACCCCTTCACACCTCAGTGGCTTAAAAATGATATTCAAAAGGAGGACAACAAAGACATATTTATTCAGCTTTGCATGTGGTTGCTTTAGGAAATTGCATTCCGAAAACtaccatttttttctttttggattATTAAGCTCCAACTCTACATAGTATGGATGCTTAAAACTATGCATACCTGTCCGGCCTTAAGTGgttattattttgtatctatttttttcCTGCAGTTTCATATAATATTCAATAGGGTAGTATTTTAAAATAACATG
The DNA window shown above is from Clupea harengus chromosome 11, Ch_v2.0.2, whole genome shotgun sequence and carries:
- the LOC105905367 gene encoding plectin-like isoform X12; the encoded protein is MSSQKKYRNVSTDSNGQQREASDDGFYQGMLKSMDGRKDERDRVQKKTFTKWVNKHLMKAQRHVSDLYEDLRDGHNLISLLEVLSGETLSREKDVVRNLRLPREKGRMRFHKLQNVQIALDFLRHRQVKLVNIRNDDIADGNPKLTLGLIWTIILHFQVSCSISDIQINGQSDDMSAKEKLLLWSQRMVEGYPGLRCDNFTTSWRDGKLFNAVIHKHEPRYIDMTKVFRQNNIENLEQAFNIAEKDLGVTRLLDPEDVDVPHPDEKSIITYVSSLYDAMPRVPDAQDGIKANELELRWQEYYELITILLQWMRHHIHYFEERKFPASYEEVEILWRQFLKFKETELPAKESDKNRSKHIYQSFEGAVQAGQIKVPPGYHPIDVEKEWGRLHVSILEREKLLRIEFERLERLQRIVGKVQMESGVCEEQLNQLESLLQSDIRLLSAGKSALHAAEVERDLDKADGMIRLLFNDVQILKDGRHLQAEQMYRRVYRLHERLVNLRSDYNLRLRSGAQATMVSQQSTMVSQQSSMVSQQRSTMKGRPELDEVTLRYTQDLLAWVEENQRRIDGGEWGSDLPTVESQLGSHRGLHQTVEDFRTKIERARADESQLSPISKGTYREYLGKLDLQYAKLLNSSKSRLRNLDQLHAYVTAATKELMWLNDKEEEEVNFDWSDRNSNMAAKKENYSGLMRDLEGRERKVNEIQATGDKLIKEGHPGKATVEAFTAALQTQWSWILQLCCCIEAHLKENTAHYQFFADVKETEETLKKRQETMKKKYTCDRSTTATRLEDLLQDAVEEKEQLNELKSQIASLSKRAKTIIQLKPRNPTIPIKGKFPIQAVCDFKQMEITVHKGDECALLNNSQPFKWKVLNRSGDEAVVPSVCFLVPPVNKEAVDSVSNLDSSLQQMTIHWQSLHINMRSLLAWQYLMKDITLIRSWNVVMFKSMRTEEYRLTLRNLEMHYQDFLRDSQDSQLFGADDRMQIEADYKKTSQHYENLLRTCEQGTVAKAKGEKDESVSKTYITQVKDLRLQIEDVESRTIARMRQPVDKDPLKDCFRKTAEQTKDHTKLQGIKKNLDVVAGKAEEVLAAPEQASSPVLRSELDITLQKMDQVYSLSTIYLEKLKTVDVVVRNTQGAEDVLKKYEDRLRDVHKVPTDVKEVEIYRTELKVMRKNAEGEQPVFDGLEGGLGKAASVSERMSRVHSERDAELEHYRQLHTSLQDRWQAVYAQIDLRLRELEQLGRQLGYYRESYDWLICWIADAKQRQEKIQAVPITDSKTLKEQLAQEKKLLEEIEKNKEKVDECQKYAKAYIDTIKDYELQLIAYKAQVEPLTSPLKKTKMDSASDNIIQEYVTLRTRYSELMTLTSQYIKFITDTQRRLEEEEKTTEKLKEEDRKKMAEMQAELDKQKQLAEGHAKAVAKAEKEAKELKLMMQEEVSKREVVALDAEKQKHNIQQELHELKNLSEQQIKSKSHQVEEALQSRTKIEEEIRIIRIQLETTVKQKGTAETELQQLRDKAAEAERLRKAAQEEAEKLRKQVSDETQKKRKAEEELKLKAEAEKEAAKLKQRALEDLNNLKMQAEEAERRMKQAEVEKERQIKVAHEAAQKSAAVELQNKRMSFVAKTSKLEESLKQEHGTVIQLKEEAERLKRLQEEADKAREEAEKELEKWRQKANEALRLRLQAEEEAHKKTVAQEEAEKQKDDAEREAKKRTKAEESALKQKDMAEQELERQRKLADTTAQQKFTAEQELIRLRADFDHADQQRSLLDDELYRLKNEVSAAEQQRKHLEDELAKVKSEMDILLKLKTKADKESMSNTEKSKQLLVAEAAKMRDLAEEASKLRAIVEEAKRQRQIAEDEAARQRAEAERILKEKLAAINEATRLKTEAEIALKEKEAENERLRRKAEDEAYQRKALEDQASQHKQDIEEKIVLLKKSSEAELERQKTIVDDTHKQRRIVEEEIRILKLNFEKASSGKLDLELELNKLKNIADETQQTKIQAEKEAEKMRKLALEEEKRRREAEDKVKKIAAAEQEAARQRQAAQEEVERLKKKATEANIQKEEADKEAERQILSAKEAAQKCSAAEQQVQSILVQQKEDSLVQKKLRQEFEKAKKVAKEAEKAKEKAEKEAALLRQQAEEAERQKQAAEVEAANQGKAQEDAERLRKAAELEAAKRAQAEAAAIKQKQHADAEMAKHKKLAEKTIKQKSQVEQELAKVKLQLDETDNQKSLLDDELQRLKDEVGEASKQKAQVEEELFKVKVQMEELMKLKQRIVEENQRLIKKDKDNSQKFLAEEAENMKKLAEEAARLSVEAQEAARMREIAEDDLAQQRTLAEKVLKEKKQAIQEASKLRAEAEMLQRQKQQAQEQAQKLLEDKQQMQQRLDDEMEGFQKSLETERQRQLQITAEAEKLKLQVSQLSDAQAKAEADAKKFKKQADEISARLHETELATKEKMTVVQTLEVQRLSSNKEADELRKAITDLEKEKSRLKRDAEDLQNKSKEVANAQQEQMKQEKTLLQQSFIAEKEELLKKEKLIEDEKKKLESQFEEEVRKGKALKDEQEQQRKQMEEEKKKLKATMDAALKKQQEAEQDMLNKQKEMQDLAKKKLDQEKLLEDENKKLREKLQHLEEIQQQASLTREIQIQTDEVPEGELVHMTMVETTRKVLNGQSTGDEVDSRNGESPLSFDGIREKVPASRLFDVGLLTKKEFDKLKKGKTTVQDLSQTDKLKTILKGNNCIAGLLVHPNQKMSIYQAMKEMKISQSTGLILLEAQAASGFVVDPIKNKKLTVNEAVKEGLVGPELHNKLLSAERAVSGYKDPYTGGKISTFAAMKKGLIVESEAIRLLDAQMATGGIIDPVNSHRVPIETALKQGYLDADMKKILEKPTDDTKGFFDPNTQENLTYKQLMERCTTDPETGLMILPISENAALSARTYTDEEAKDVFNKTNISVPFGKFKGKTITIWEIINSEYFTDDQRKDLIRQYKTGKITIEKIIKIVITVAEEKEKKNEIAFDGLRAPVPATELLESKIIDKDLFNKLHKGNKTVKEVSEMDHVHKSLKGTNCIAGVVIDSTKETLSFYQALKREVVRPTHALNMLEAQAATGFMVDPVNNQKHTVDEAVKAGLVGPELHEKLLSAERAVTGYKDPYTGKTVSLFEAMKKDLINKDQGIRLLDAQMTTGGIIDPVKSHRIPHDVACKRGYFDDQTNKLLNNPTDDIKGFYDPNTQENVTYLQLQKRCVTDKKTGLQLLPLSDQAINSKEEHKYTEAQTKDAMNQATMEVESGPFKGKKVTIWQMLNSEYLTDEQRQDLIRQYRTGKFTIEKIIKIVITVINEKEAMKQEKGNFKGLRTMVPGKSLLDSKIIDKATFDAVQQGKKTAAEVSKDKSVNKYLQGSDSIAGIYNDQTKEKLSIYQAMKKTLLRQTTGVALLEAQAATGFIVDPLKNQFLTVDEAVKSGLVGPELHEKLLSAEKAVTGYKDPYTGNKIALFQAMQKELIPKDQAMPLLEAQMVTGGIIDPVNSHRLPNDVAIQRGFYSKEMANTLSEPTDDNKRFSDPTSDMNVSYKQLKDKCMSDPDTGLCLLTLSKPQSPTIVEKTYLYTEEQTQHDLSGTQVDIPIEGFGDKPMSLWDIMSSNLIPESERAKLMEEYRAGQITKERMIIIIIEIMEQREIIRGENVKTCNTIRRRITIEELYSARVIDQETYNLLKQEKKTIREIMEMQSVKKYLYGTGSVAGVMSDSNNKIGIYQAMKRGLMKSEVAMTLLEAQAATGFMVDPVKNEMLTVDEAVRKGVVGPEIHDRLLSAERAVTGYRDPYSGKIISLFQAVKKNLVTEEYALKLLEAQTATGGIMDPEFNFHLPSDVATGRGYINRETMERLSDEVKGYVDPLTEEEISYANLLKRCKVDPETGLRFLSLADRRLMFKGLRKQITMEELFRSQIIDQKTLTELNEGLVSVEEISSRLQKYIEGESCIAGVYVETNRERLSIYQAMKKNMIRPGTAFELLEAQAATGYVIDPIKNLKLTVNESVRMGIVGPEFKDKLLSAERAVTGYKDPYSGKTISLFQAMKKGLILKDHGIRLLEAQIATGGIIDPEESHRLPVEVAYKRGFFDEEMNEILTDPSDDTKGFFDPNTEENLTYLGLMERCITDPDTGLVLLLLKEKKRERKASSKSSVRKRRVVIVDPESGKEMSVYEAYRKELIDHQTYLELSEQECEWEEVTITSSDGSVKSIIIDRRSGRQYDIDDALARALIDQSSLDQYRSGNLAITEFADMLSGNMGGFRSRSSSIGSTSSTSIRTPATIWNDPTEVTGPVAGILDTDTLEKVSITEAMHRNLVDNITGQRLLEAQACTGGIIDPATGEKFSVADATEKDLVDKIMVDRLNLAQKAFNGFEDPRTKVRMSASQALKKGWLYYEAGQRFLEVQYLTGGLIEPDVEGRVSLEEAIRKSTIDARTAQKLRDVSAYSKYLTCPKTKLKISYKDAMDRSMVEEGSGLRLLEASSQSSKGLYSPYNVSGSGSASGSRSGSRTGSRSGSRRSSFDATGSSFSMNFSSSSLTSTSYGRRYNAGPDSGINMDELAQAITALSMIRPTIQGCSSEELSSFTTFLPLHTSVA